One stretch of Cohnella algarum DNA includes these proteins:
- the cas7c gene encoding type I-C CRISPR-associated protein Cas7/Csd2, which yields MSTLDRKIDFAVVLSVIKANPNGDPLNGNRPRQNYDGYGEISDVALKRKIRNRLQDMGESIFVQSNDRKSDAYNSLRERADGNAELEKILKSKTGSSDDFARIACQEWIDVRSFGQVFAFKADKSGAGVSVGVRGPVSIHTATSLDPIDITSTQITKSVNSEPGEKRSSDTMGMKHRVDAGVYVFYGSINTQLAEKTGFTNEDALKIKEALVSLFENDASSARPEGSMEVHKVYWWEHRSKLGQFSSAKVHRSLKWEKTAEEPKSFEDYKFSVSPLEGLEVETIDGR from the coding sequence ATGAGCACACTGGACCGAAAAATTGATTTTGCCGTCGTTTTGTCCGTCATCAAAGCAAATCCGAACGGAGATCCGTTGAACGGCAACCGTCCTCGCCAAAACTACGACGGTTACGGCGAGATTTCGGACGTCGCGCTGAAGCGGAAAATTCGCAATCGCCTTCAGGATATGGGCGAATCGATTTTCGTCCAATCGAACGACCGCAAGTCGGATGCTTACAACAGCTTGAGAGAACGGGCCGACGGCAATGCCGAACTGGAGAAAATTTTGAAATCGAAGACGGGCTCGAGCGACGACTTTGCCCGTATCGCCTGCCAGGAATGGATCGACGTTCGCAGTTTCGGCCAGGTGTTCGCTTTTAAAGCCGATAAATCGGGGGCCGGCGTTTCCGTCGGGGTTCGGGGGCCCGTTTCGATCCACACTGCGACAAGCCTCGATCCGATCGATATTACGAGCACGCAAATTACGAAAAGCGTCAACTCCGAACCGGGGGAGAAGCGTTCTTCGGATACGATGGGCATGAAGCATCGCGTCGACGCGGGCGTTTACGTTTTTTATGGCAGCATCAATACGCAACTAGCCGAAAAAACCGGATTCACGAACGAGGATGCCCTCAAGATCAAAGAAGCGCTCGTCTCTTTGTTCGAAAACGACGCTTCGTCCGCCAGACCGGAAGGCAGCATGGAAGTGCACAAGGTTTACTGGTGGGAGCACCGGTCCAAATTGGGCCAATTTTCATCAGCCAAGGTCCATCGCTCCCTGAAGTGGGAGAAAACCGCGGAAGAGCCGAAATCGTTCGAAGATTACAAATTTTCCGTATCGCCGCTGGAAGGATTGGAAGTCGAAACGATCGATGGACGATAA
- the cas8c gene encoding type I-C CRISPR-associated protein Cas8c/Csd1 → MSWLLNLYQTYESNLDRVGQIERRHNEQEFTLLPVSHTTQNAHIEVQVTEDGEFHWADVIDKNDASTLIPCTEESASRAGSKIAPYPLHDKLSYVAGDFAAYGGEIKKDDPFPSYIKQLGEWAESPYAVDKVRSIYRYLRKGRLIQDLVESRVLYVDADNRLLDKWDKPDTPKPPVFSVMVGGVESLFVRFNVYSPDKVLTKVWKDPEMYDSFMRFYGRRLGEEDYCYVTGEKRPSTDRHANKIRNAADKAKLISANDTSGFTFRGRFQTGNEAASISYEVSQKAHNALKWLINRQGKIVDQRVFLVWANDDLGVPEPMGDSFSLSPETTVVKANISFTNKEFADEFGKALGGYRNRLSSSMNANVNILVLDSATTGRMAVLYYRNLNKEFYLNRLIRWHSSCVWLHRYRKDENGEFVQFFGAPATKDIAFAAYGPRAGEKIVKGLMERMLPCIVDERAIPKDIVDSALHRASNPVSMEKWEWEKTLSIACALINQKEEKRVALDVHNNERDYLFGRLLAVADVLERRALGSEESRATNAIRYMNAFSRHPARTWATIQTSLQPYQARLGTKATYLSKIIDEIGSRIPPDQFNNKPLSGLYLLGFYSQRHELYQKKESQDDASEQSI, encoded by the coding sequence ATGAGCTGGCTGCTTAATTTGTACCAGACCTACGAGTCGAACCTGGATCGGGTCGGTCAAATCGAGAGAAGGCACAACGAGCAGGAATTCACGCTGCTGCCCGTCTCCCACACGACCCAGAACGCGCATATTGAAGTACAGGTAACGGAGGACGGGGAATTTCATTGGGCGGACGTTATCGACAAGAACGATGCAAGTACGCTGATTCCTTGCACCGAAGAGTCGGCGAGCCGCGCCGGTTCCAAGATCGCTCCCTATCCGCTCCACGATAAATTAAGTTACGTGGCGGGGGACTTCGCCGCTTACGGCGGCGAGATCAAGAAGGACGACCCTTTTCCCTCTTACATCAAGCAATTGGGAGAATGGGCGGAATCTCCCTATGCCGTCGATAAAGTCAGAAGCATTTACCGGTACTTGCGAAAAGGAAGGCTGATTCAGGATCTGGTGGAGAGCCGAGTTCTCTACGTCGACGCCGACAATCGGCTGCTCGACAAATGGGACAAGCCGGATACGCCCAAACCGCCGGTCTTCTCGGTCATGGTCGGCGGCGTCGAGAGTTTGTTCGTTCGTTTCAATGTATACTCCCCCGACAAGGTATTGACGAAAGTGTGGAAGGACCCGGAGATGTACGATTCCTTCATGCGCTTTTACGGCCGCCGGTTAGGGGAAGAAGATTACTGCTACGTTACCGGGGAGAAGCGTCCGAGCACCGACCGGCACGCCAACAAAATCCGGAACGCCGCAGACAAAGCCAAACTGATTTCGGCCAACGACACAAGCGGCTTTACGTTTCGCGGACGGTTTCAAACCGGCAACGAGGCGGCTAGCATCAGCTACGAAGTTTCGCAGAAGGCACATAACGCCCTGAAATGGCTTATCAACCGCCAGGGAAAAATCGTCGACCAACGCGTTTTTCTCGTTTGGGCGAACGACGACCTGGGCGTCCCGGAGCCGATGGGAGATTCCTTTTCCTTGTCGCCGGAGACGACGGTCGTCAAAGCGAATATCTCGTTTACGAACAAGGAATTCGCGGACGAGTTCGGCAAGGCGCTTGGCGGGTATCGCAACCGACTGTCGTCCTCGATGAATGCGAACGTGAATATTCTCGTTCTCGATTCGGCTACGACCGGGCGCATGGCGGTCCTGTACTATCGGAATTTGAACAAGGAATTTTATCTGAACCGGCTGATCAGGTGGCATTCGTCTTGCGTGTGGCTGCACCGATACCGCAAAGACGAGAACGGCGAATTTGTTCAATTTTTCGGAGCCCCCGCTACGAAGGACATCGCCTTTGCAGCTTACGGTCCCAGAGCCGGCGAGAAGATCGTCAAAGGGCTGATGGAGCGCATGCTGCCCTGCATCGTCGACGAGCGGGCGATCCCGAAGGACATCGTGGACAGCGCTTTGCACCGCGCTTCCAATCCCGTGTCGATGGAAAAATGGGAGTGGGAAAAGACGCTGAGCATCGCATGCGCCTTAATCAATCAAAAGGAGGAAAAGCGTGTGGCACTGGACGTTCATAACAATGAGCGCGATTATTTGTTCGGCCGATTGCTTGCTGTCGCCGACGTGCTGGAGAGACGGGCGCTCGGTTCCGAAGAAAGCCGTGCGACCAATGCGATCCGCTATATGAACGCGTTCTCCCGGCATCCGGCGAGGACATGGGCGACCATTCAAACGAGCTTGCAGCCGTATCAAGCCAGACTGGGAACGAAGGCGACCTATTTGTCGAAGATTATCGACGAAATCGGCTCGCGCATCCCGCCGGATCAGTTTAACAATAAGCCGTTGTCCGGGTTGTATTTGCTCGGTTTTTACAGTCAGCGGCATGAACTCTACCAGAAGAAAGAAAGTCAGGACGACGCAAGCGAACAATCCATTTAA
- the cas5c gene encoding type I-C CRISPR-associated protein Cas5c: protein MRNSIEFVVYGKYALFTDPLTKLGGEKLSYQIPTYQALKGIVESIYWKPTLQMLIDEVRILNPIRMESKGIRPMEYGGGNTLANYTYLRDVRYQVRAHFEFNLNRPDLAFDRNEHKHHNILKRSLQAGGRRDIFLGTRECQAYVEPCVFGEGEGVYDGIEELHFGTMVHGISYPDETGRDQMEIRLWNPVMRNGVITFIRPEECTQVRTVAEMKPKRFDSANVESAEDLYAQMEEGVNP, encoded by the coding sequence ATGCGAAATTCCATCGAATTTGTCGTTTACGGCAAGTACGCCCTGTTTACCGATCCTCTGACGAAACTTGGCGGGGAGAAGCTGTCCTACCAGATTCCCACCTACCAAGCGCTGAAAGGGATTGTGGAATCCATATATTGGAAACCTACACTTCAGATGCTGATTGACGAGGTCCGGATCCTGAACCCGATCCGCATGGAATCCAAGGGGATTCGTCCGATGGAGTACGGCGGAGGGAATACGCTGGCCAACTACACGTATTTAAGGGACGTACGCTATCAGGTTCGCGCTCATTTCGAGTTCAATCTGAACCGACCGGATTTGGCGTTCGACCGCAACGAGCACAAGCACCACAATATCCTCAAACGTTCGCTCCAGGCTGGCGGGCGACGGGACATTTTCCTCGGAACAAGGGAATGTCAGGCCTATGTCGAGCCGTGCGTTTTTGGCGAAGGGGAAGGGGTCTACGACGGCATCGAAGAGCTTCATTTCGGCACGATGGTGCATGGCATCAGTTACCCGGACGAAACCGGCCGTGACCAGATGGAGATCCGGCTGTGGAATCCGGTCATGAGGAACGGCGTCATTACGTTCATCCGGCCGGAGGAATGCACGCAAGTTCGAACGGTGGCCGAAATGAAGCCGAAGCGGTTCGATTCCGCCAATGTCGAGTCGGCCGAAGACTTGTACGCACAGATGGAAGAGGGGGTGAATCCATGA